Proteins encoded by one window of Cloeon dipterum chromosome 4, ieCloDipt1.1, whole genome shotgun sequence:
- the LOC135943614 gene encoding keratin-associated protein 19-2-like codes for MYLWLLLSAASALAVVTAEETVITPVTPGSAEPVASESKLKRSIGGGLGYTGYYNGGGLGSYGAWNNDYPGLGYSSYSYGSGSGGYGRGVGSYGGYGLFRGLNDGSYGGSYGGLGSYGGLGSYGGLGSYGGYGGYGGSRGYGYGSQGLGYGGSLGELFGGLGGGSYGGGYGGGGYGGGYGGGLGGYYGGAYAKSSYLYG; via the exons ATGTATTTGTGGTTG CTTTTGTCTGCTGCGTCCGCGCTTGCCGTCGTGACAGCCGAAGAAACGGTGATCACTCCGGTCACTCCTGGTAGTGCTGAACCTGTGGCGTCCGAGAGCAAACTCAAGAGGAGCATTGGAGGAG GCCTGGGGTACACTGGTTACTACAATGGCGGCGGCCTGGGCAGCTACGGAGCCTGGAATAACGACTACCCCGGCTTGGGCTACAGTTCCTACAGTTACGGCTCCGGGTCCGGCGGCTACGGCCGCGGCGTGGGCAGCTACGGAGGCTACGGACTGTTCAGAGGCCTCAACGACGGCTCGTACGGCGGCTCATACGGCGGCCTCGGAAGCTACGGCGGCCTTGGAAGCTACGGCGGCCTTGGTAGCTATGGTGGGTATGGAGGCTACGGTGGCAGCAGGGGCTACGGCTACGGCAGCCAGGGGCTCGGCTACGGAGGCTCCTTGGGCGAGCTCTTCGGGGGACTTGGAGGCGGCAGCTATGGAGGCGGCTATGGAGGTGGCGGCTATGGAGGCGGCTACGGTGGAGGACTCGGCGGCTACTACGGTGGAGCCTACGCCAAATCATCGTACCTGTACGGATAA